The nucleotide sequence GGCGGCCAGTACGTGGCGGCGAAAATCTACAAGGAGCGCACCCAGCGCAACTTCAAGAACAACGCCGGCTACAAGGAAGGGCGCCTGGTCCGCAACAGCCGCACGCGGCGGGCGATGGAGAAGGGCAGCCGCTTCGGCCAGGAGGCCGAGGAAGAGGCGTGGAAGACGGCCGAGGCGGAGACGCTCGGCAAGCTGCACACCGCCGGGGTGCGGGTGCCCTCGCCGGTGATGTTCTACGAGGGCGTGCTGTTGATGGAGCTGGTGGTGGACGCCGAGGGCCAGCCCGCGCCGCGCTTGATTGACGCGCTGCTCACGCCAGAGCTGGCGGCGGAGTTCTACCGGGACCTGCGCCAGCAGGCGGTGAAGATCCTCTGCGCCGATCTGATCCACGGCGACCTGAGCGCGTACAACATCCTGCTCGGGGCAGCCGGCCCCACCATCATCGACTTTCCGCAGACGGTGTCGGCGGCGGCCAACAGCCGTGCGGAGTTCTTCTTCAAGCGGGACCTGGACAACCTGCAGCTCTTCTTCGCGGGCTATGACCCGGGGCTGATGGGGCGCGCGGGGGATTCTTCGGAGATCTGGCGGGCCTACGTGCGGCGTGAGCTGACGCCGGACTTCGAGCCGTCGGGCCGAGGCGCACCGGATGGCCGGGGCCCGCGGCACGGCTCCCGTCAGGGAGGTCGGCCTCAGGGTGAAGGGGGACGCTCGTTCCCGCCGAGAGACCGTTCACCCGCGCCGGTGCAAGAGGCGCGCGAGGCCCCAGCTCCCGCGGTGGAGGAGGACGAGTTCGCGATCCTGCGCCAGGGTGGCGGCGAGCGGCCCAAGGTGGCCCAGCTCGCGAAGGCCGCCCGGGGCGGAGATCGTCCGCACCACCGGGGCGGTTCGAGAGGCGGTTCTCAGGGCGGTGGCCGGCGAGGTCCTCCAACGGGCGGGGCTCCTCGCCAGGGGAACGGGCAGTCTCGGCCGCACGGTGATCGTCCTCAGGGCGGCGGGCGTCCCTCGAAGCCGCCCCAGGGTGCGCAGACTCAGCACGGTGGCGGAGGCTCGGGGCAGACGAATGGTGCACACGCCTCGCACGGCGCTGGAGGTTCGGGACAGCCGAACGGCACCCGCGTCTCACACGGCGGCGGTGGCTCCGGCCATTCGCACGGGGCGCGCGCTCAGCACGGAGGCGGCGGGCAGGGAGCGCCGCATCACCGGCGAGGCCCTCACGGAGGAGGAGGGCACGGCGCGCCTCGCGGCGGCAATGCTCCCCACGCTTCGGGTGGAAGTGCCCCGCATTCCGCGCAGGCCGGAGGCCGTCCTCAGCAGCACGGGCACCAGGGCGGTCGCGGTGGTGATCGGCCCCAGGGCACGCGTCAACCGCGCCAGGGTCGGCGGGGGGCTGCTGCGCCTGTGGTCTCCTATGTGTCCCGCGGCACCGCTTCGGAGCCGGGGACGGGTGGCTCTCCCGAGGAGTCCTGAGCCGCCCGCGGTCCGCTGAGGAGGCGTCTCAGTCCATCACCACCAGCGCATCGGTGAGCTCGTTGCGATTCTGCGCCTGGGCGGGCAGCGCCTCGGCGAGAGCGGCGCCCGCCTGCTCAATGGTGTGGCAGAGCGCGTCCGTATAGCTGCCCTTCTTCAGCTCCGAGACGAGGCTGGCGCACAGCGCATCCAGCTTGGGCTGTCCCAGCTTCTCCAGCACTTGGGCATCCGCGAGCACCACGGCCATGCGCTCGAGCATGCTGACGTAGACGAGCAAGCCGCTGCCGGCGTCAGTGTGGTGGATGCGGCGATCGAAGAAGGCCTGCCGGGCGGCGCGTTCCACCTCGGCCTTCTGCTCGCTGCGCGGGGTGAACAGGAGCCGCAGGCTGCCGGACAGGTGCGCCAGGACCACGCCCAGCACCCAGCCGCCGAGCACCAGGCCCACCACCGGCAGCAGTCCGAGCCGGGGACGGGGCACGCCCCATTCGGAGGGCTCGACCCCCTGCAGCAGCCACCAGCCCACGCAGAGGGTGATGAGCCCGAACCAGAGCCCGACCATGTCTTCGGCGCGGTCATACCGGCCGCTGGAGCTGGCGATGACCGGGACGATCTCCGCGGAGGAGCGGGCCTCTGCCCGGGCGACGGCCTCGGTGACACGCCGGTGATCCGCTTCAGTAAAGAGCGTGGATGCGCGCTTCATGGCCCCTCCCTACCAGGACCCCGTGGCGCCGCCGCCACGTGATGAGCTTCCACCTCCGCTGCTCCACGAGCTGCTGCTGCTCGAGGAACTGCTGGAGTGAGAGTGTCCCCAGCCATGGTGGTGGTGATGGCGACGCCTGGGCGACAGTAGCGCGCCCAGGATGGCCCACAGCGCGCTGAAGACGATGCTCCAGAAGCCCCAGGCGTAGCCTTGTGTGCCGCTGCGCAGCAGCGAGATGAGCGTGAAGAGGCCCAGCGCTCCGCCCCCGGCGTAGCCCAGCATTCGTTCCTGGGACATGGGCGCTCGGGGAAGCTCCTGGCCGCGGACCATGAGATCCAGCGCGGAGGCCCCCAGGACCAGGCCGGACGAATGGCGCTCCTTCTTGAATGCGGGGATGAGGTGGTCCTGCAGGATGCTCCAGCAGGAGGCGTCCTTCTCCTGGCCCCAGCCGGGGCCCATCTCGATGCGGGCCTTCCGGTCGAGCTTGCTCACCAGCAGGAGGACCCCCTTGCTGTCCTCGGGGCTCACGGCGCCGGAGACGCCAATGCCCCACTCGCGGAACAACTGGGAGGCAAAGTCCTCGATGCTCATCCGCGCCCCGCCGTACCTCGCCATCGTGTCGATGGTCACGACGAACAGAGGAATCTCCTGCTCTGTCCACAGTCGCTCGGCCGTGGCCTGGATCTCTTGTGCGTCCTCAGGGCGGATGACCGACGCTAGATCCACGACGTACTGCCCGGTGGGGGGCGCCGGGGGAAGATGGAGTGCCGCGTGGGCGGGCATGGCCAGCAGCAGCGCTGCCAGCAGAGCCAGGGTCTTCACCAGGAGCCTCCGGAGAGCACCACGAGCGGGCCAGATGTTGGCCCTGCGACACTCTACACCGCCGGAGGTCCAGGCGGTGTCTCCGAGGTCCTGCGAGGGAGGCTCACCGTGAACAGCGCTCCCTGGCCGGGCGCGCTCTCCACCTGGATGGTGCCGCGCATCGCCTCGACGATGGTGCGGGTGATGTAGAGGCCCAGGCCCAGGCCTCCATAATGGCGCTCGGACACGGCGCGCTCGAAGCGGTCGAAGATACGCTTCAGGTGCTCGGGCGCGATGCCGATGCCCTCGTCCTTCACGCGCAGCACGGCGCGGTGTTGATCGGCCTCCAGGGTGACATGGAAGGGCTTGCCGGCGCCGTACTTGATGGCGTTGTCGACCAGGTTGGTGATGACCTGCTCCAACCGGAGCCGATCCCAGCGGCCCGTCACAGCCTCGGGCGCCGCCTTCAGCACGAGCTTCGAGCCCACCCGCACGGCCTCGGGCTCGTAGCGCGCCACCACCTCGCGGACGAGCGCCCCCAGCTCCACCTCCTCGAGCTCCAGCCGCAGCCGCCCGCCGACGATGCGGGACACGTCGAGCAGATCACTCACGAGCTCGGACAGCTTCTTCACCTGCCGGGAACCTACGGCGATGTAGTCCTCCACCGCGTGGCGGAGGGGCGAGTCCGGCTGCCGCCGCACCTCACGCATGAGCATCTGCAGCTTCAGGCTCAGGGGGGTGAGGGGCGTCTTCAGCTCATGGCTGGCGATGGAGAGGAACTCATCGCGCAGGCGGATGGCATCCTGGGCCTCCCGGTAGAGCCGGGCGTTCTCGACGGAGAGGGCGGCGCGCCGCGCGAGCTCCCCCAGCACGGTGAGCTCCGCGGGCGTGTAGCGCCGGCCGGAGTGGGACATGGAGAAGGTGAGCACCCCGAGCGTTCGCCCACGCGCCACCAAGGGCGCCGAGATCAGCGAGCGGATGCGCGTAGCGGCCAGCTGTTTTGCATGGGCCTCGTTCAGCGCGATCTCTTGAGGCGAGAGGTCCGCGAGGAGGACCGGCCGGCCTTCGGTAATGGCCTGAATGACGGGGTACCGGGGGTTGCCGTCCCGGGTGACGATGGTGCACCGGATTTCTTGTGCGAGCGCATCATCCTCGGGATCCGTGCACACGGCCTCGACCCGCTTGAACGAGCCATCCGCCTGCATCAGGTCCACCAGGCACCAGTCCGCGAGCGACGGCACGGCGAGCCGGGCCACGTTGCGCAGGGTGGCCTCGTAGTCCAGGGACGAAGCCAGCACGGCGCTCGCCTCGGAGAGGAAGCGCGCGTTCGACTCGGCGCGCTTGAGCTCCTCCTCGGCATGGCGCTGCTCCGTCACGTCCCGCTGGGTGCCCCAGGCGCCCAGCAGCAGCCCATCGCGGACGATGCCCACCAGGTTGTTGAGGAAGACCTTGGGCGTGCCGTCGTGGGCCAGCTCCCGCGACTCCGCGTCCTCGATGCGGTAGCCGTTCTGGAGGAAGCCCCGGAGGTACTCGAGATTGCGGGGATCCTCGCGGACGAGCAGCGCGTCCAGCCGCGTGCCGATGAGCTCCGTGGCGCTGTGGAAGCCGTACATCCGGGCCATGGCGTCATTGCACTCGGCGATGTGCGTATTCCGGAAGACGAGGTCGAGCTGCTCGTCCACTGGCACCGTGGTGGGAATGGGAGGGCATACGTCCACACGGTAGATGCCCTCGGTGCTCTTGGTGACGAAGGCCCGGTAGCGCTCCTCGCTGCGCTTCAGCTCGGCGGCCAGCGCCTCCGCCTGCTGGCGCGCGCGGACGATGGCCGTGACTTCGAAGCCGAAGCTGGCGATTCCGTCCACGTTGCCCTGGGCGTCTCGCGTGGGCTGATAGATGAAGTTGACGAA is from Hyalangium minutum and encodes:
- a CDS encoding RIO1 family regulatory kinase/ATPase, encoding MHAALEVLLADGVIDEVTARLKSGKEADVYIVVHGGQYVAAKIYKERTQRNFKNNAGYKEGRLVRNSRTRRAMEKGSRFGQEAEEEAWKTAEAETLGKLHTAGVRVPSPVMFYEGVLLMELVVDAEGQPAPRLIDALLTPELAAEFYRDLRQQAVKILCADLIHGDLSAYNILLGAAGPTIIDFPQTVSAAANSRAEFFFKRDLDNLQLFFAGYDPGLMGRAGDSSEIWRAYVRRELTPDFEPSGRGAPDGRGPRHGSRQGGRPQGEGGRSFPPRDRSPAPVQEAREAPAPAVEEDEFAILRQGGGERPKVAQLAKAARGGDRPHHRGGSRGGSQGGGRRGPPTGGAPRQGNGQSRPHGDRPQGGGRPSKPPQGAQTQHGGGGSGQTNGAHASHGAGGSGQPNGTRVSHGGGGSGHSHGARAQHGGGGQGAPHHRRGPHGGGGHGAPRGGNAPHASGGSAPHSAQAGGRPQQHGHQGGRGGDRPQGTRQPRQGRRGAAAPVVSYVSRGTASEPGTGGSPEES
- a CDS encoding PAS domain-containing sensor histidine kinase; the encoded protein is MPTRDPPQPPSPEEQAVLLERERQARREAAAERVRLENLIMEAPAFIALFRGPQHVYVLSNPRNTEALGHRELLGKPFHEALPGAVFQGFVALLDQVYSTGKPFSAEQMPVKVTHPDGSQSERFVNFIYQPTRDAQGNVDGIASFGFEVTAIVRARQQAEALAAELKRSEERYRAFVTKSTEGIYRVDVCPPIPTTVPVDEQLDLVFRNTHIAECNDAMARMYGFHSATELIGTRLDALLVREDPRNLEYLRGFLQNGYRIEDAESRELAHDGTPKVFLNNLVGIVRDGLLLGAWGTQRDVTEQRHAEEELKRAESNARFLSEASAVLASSLDYEATLRNVARLAVPSLADWCLVDLMQADGSFKRVEAVCTDPEDDALAQEIRCTIVTRDGNPRYPVIQAITEGRPVLLADLSPQEIALNEAHAKQLAATRIRSLISAPLVARGRTLGVLTFSMSHSGRRYTPAELTVLGELARRAALSVENARLYREAQDAIRLRDEFLSIASHELKTPLTPLSLKLQMLMREVRRQPDSPLRHAVEDYIAVGSRQVKKLSELVSDLLDVSRIVGGRLRLELEEVELGALVREVVARYEPEAVRVGSKLVLKAAPEAVTGRWDRLRLEQVITNLVDNAIKYGAGKPFHVTLEADQHRAVLRVKDEGIGIAPEHLKRIFDRFERAVSERHYGGLGLGLYITRTIVEAMRGTIQVESAPGQGALFTVSLPRRTSETPPGPPAV
- a CDS encoding TPM domain-containing protein, which translates into the protein MKRASTLFTEADHRRVTEAVARAEARSSAEIVPVIASSSGRYDRAEDMVGLWFGLITLCVGWWLLQGVEPSEWGVPRPRLGLLPVVGLVLGGWVLGVVLAHLSGSLRLLFTPRSEQKAEVERAARQAFFDRRIHHTDAGSGLLVYVSMLERMAVVLADAQVLEKLGQPKLDALCASLVSELKKGSYTDALCHTIEQAGAALAEALPAQAQNRNELTDALVVMD
- a CDS encoding TPM domain-containing protein; protein product: MKTLALLAALLLAMPAHAALHLPPAPPTGQYVVDLASVIRPEDAQEIQATAERLWTEQEIPLFVVTIDTMARYGGARMSIEDFASQLFREWGIGVSGAVSPEDSKGVLLLVSKLDRKARIEMGPGWGQEKDASCWSILQDHLIPAFKKERHSSGLVLGASALDLMVRGQELPRAPMSQERMLGYAGGGALGLFTLISLLRSGTQGYAWGFWSIVFSALWAILGALLSPRRRHHHHHGWGHSHSSSSSSSSSSWSSGGGSSSRGGGATGSW